One part of the Mariniblastus fucicola genome encodes these proteins:
- a CDS encoding glycine--tRNA ligase, which translates to MDSIVSLCKRRGFLFQSSEIYGGLQGFWDYGPLGVELKRNVKEAWWRDMVSCHDDMNTLDGAPSPYAMEGLDCTIIMHPQVWKCSGHYDLFHDFMVDCKETKKRYRHDQLNGRWVEAKDKKIFVTAPAGDDELEVMTKRALKFYNLRNKNIDDLKWDGDSTCLTEIEDLSVVLGPDAKQLGTLTEPREFNLMFKTFVGALSGEEGAAYLRPETAQGIFVNFKNVLDSTRHRLPLGIAQIGKSFRNEITPRNFTFRSREFEQMEIEFFCHPDKSRDWYQFWRDRRLKWYHDLGISGDNLIMREHTPEEAAHYSTGTADIEYAFPFMAEGEYGELEGIAHRGNFDLRSHMEGKLDENSDTLEVQLGEDGKPKWKGSGKDLSYRDDLTNEKYIPHVIEPSAGADRAALAFLCEAYTEDEQPDDKGKMQTRTVMKLHPRLAPIKAAVFPLVKKDGMPEVAKDVYLKLKKDFKVFYDEKGAVGRRYRRQDEAGTPYCITVDGQTLDDQTVTIRDRDTLEQVRVKIDEVSSIVKERVEG; encoded by the coding sequence ATGGACTCGATCGTGTCGCTCTGCAAGCGACGTGGCTTTCTGTTTCAATCAAGCGAAATCTATGGCGGACTGCAGGGGTTCTGGGATTACGGTCCGCTCGGCGTGGAGCTCAAACGCAACGTCAAAGAAGCTTGGTGGCGCGACATGGTTTCCTGCCATGACGACATGAACACGCTCGACGGTGCCCCTTCGCCCTACGCGATGGAAGGCCTCGACTGCACGATCATCATGCACCCGCAAGTCTGGAAATGCTCGGGGCACTACGACCTGTTTCACGACTTCATGGTCGACTGTAAAGAAACCAAAAAGCGTTATCGCCACGATCAGCTTAACGGTCGCTGGGTGGAAGCCAAAGACAAAAAGATCTTCGTCACGGCACCCGCTGGAGACGATGAACTGGAAGTCATGACCAAGCGGGCGCTGAAGTTCTACAACCTCCGCAACAAGAACATTGACGACCTGAAGTGGGACGGCGACTCGACCTGTTTGACGGAAATTGAAGATCTCTCAGTCGTCCTCGGCCCGGACGCGAAACAACTGGGAACGCTTACCGAGCCGCGTGAATTCAATCTGATGTTCAAGACGTTCGTCGGCGCCCTTTCTGGCGAAGAAGGAGCCGCTTACCTTCGCCCGGAAACGGCTCAGGGTATTTTCGTGAACTTCAAAAACGTGCTCGACAGTACACGTCATCGTCTGCCGTTGGGAATCGCTCAGATTGGAAAGAGTTTCCGCAACGAGATTACGCCGCGAAACTTTACGTTTCGTTCTCGCGAGTTCGAGCAGATGGAGATCGAATTTTTCTGCCACCCGGACAAGTCACGAGACTGGTATCAGTTCTGGCGTGATCGCCGGCTGAAGTGGTACCACGATCTGGGCATATCGGGCGACAATCTGATCATGCGTGAACATACGCCCGAAGAGGCCGCTCACTATTCGACCGGGACGGCTGACATCGAATACGCGTTTCCGTTTATGGCCGAAGGCGAATACGGTGAGCTTGAAGGAATTGCTCATCGCGGCAACTTTGATCTTCGCTCACACATGGAAGGCAAGCTGGACGAAAATTCGGATACGCTGGAGGTTCAACTCGGCGAAGACGGCAAGCCAAAATGGAAGGGCAGCGGCAAGGATCTTTCGTACCGCGACGACCTGACGAACGAGAAGTACATTCCTCACGTGATCGAACCGTCTGCCGGAGCCGACCGCGCGGCGTTGGCTTTCCTTTGCGAAGCTTACACCGAAGACGAACAGCCCGACGACAAGGGCAAGATGCAGACGCGAACGGTGATGAAGCTGCATCCTCGTTTGGCGCCGATCAAAGCCGCGGTTTTCCCGCTGGTGAAGAAAGACGGCATGCCGGAAGTCGCCAAGGACGTGTACTTGAAATTGAAGAAAGATTTCAAAGTCTTCTACGACGAAAAAGGTGCCGTCGGTCGTCGCTATCGCCGTCAGGACGAAGCCGGAACTCCGTACTGCATCACGGTCGATGGTCAGACGCTGGACGATCAAACGGTAACCATCCGCGATCGCGATACGCTGGAACAGGTCCGCGTGAAGATCGATGAAGTTTCCAGTATCGTGAAAGAACGCGTTGAGGGTTAA
- a CDS encoding 2-phosphosulfolactate phosphatase yields MKPSEFAHIVDVALLPSAIKADQLAGQTVVVVDVLRATTTIVNALHNGCQQIFPQPGIEEARDCHAKMPDTSVIGGERNGKIVDGFHQGNSPLEYTAEAISGKSLILATTNGTVAMESCRAADRVLIGAMINVSAVAKELTSVPRVTVVCSGTDRLITSEDVIFAGLLTERILELREQAGAEPTKLTDPATIAMHHWRTRKAEMDSGMELADFFRNCRGGINLVRIGHDADVQFASQIDLHDRVPELDLKSWSIA; encoded by the coding sequence ATGAAACCTTCTGAATTTGCACATATCGTCGACGTCGCCCTGCTGCCTTCAGCCATCAAAGCCGATCAACTCGCCGGCCAAACGGTGGTCGTCGTTGACGTTTTGCGTGCGACCACCACGATCGTTAACGCGCTGCATAACGGCTGCCAGCAGATCTTTCCGCAACCTGGCATTGAGGAAGCTCGCGATTGCCATGCGAAGATGCCGGATACTTCCGTGATCGGCGGCGAGCGAAACGGCAAGATTGTCGATGGCTTTCATCAAGGCAATTCGCCACTGGAATACACGGCCGAAGCGATCTCTGGCAAGTCACTGATTCTCGCCACGACCAACGGTACCGTCGCGATGGAAAGCTGTCGGGCCGCCGACCGGGTACTGATCGGAGCCATGATTAACGTTTCGGCGGTCGCCAAAGAGCTGACCAGTGTGCCGCGCGTGACCGTGGTTTGCTCGGGAACCGATCGGCTGATCACCAGCGAAGACGTGATTTTCGCGGGCTTGCTGACGGAGCGAATTCTTGAGCTGCGTGAACAGGCCGGAGCCGAACCGACCAAGCTGACTGATCCGGCCACGATTGCGATGCATCACTGGCGAACCCGCAAGGCTGAAATGGACTCTGGTATGGAGCTGGCTGATTTCTTCCGCAACTGCCGCGGCGGCATCAATCTGGTTCGAATCGGACATGACGCCGATGTGCAGTTTGCGTCGCAGATCGACCTACACGACCGTGTGCCGGAGCTGGATTTGAAAAGCTGGTCGATCGCATAG
- a CDS encoding tetratricopeptide repeat protein, producing the protein MDPSELDQFDLISDKFVAEIRAGKSPDIESYVRAHPKLAIRIRQLFPVLQAMENRNPNCVAESDSAIEDEIRQLEASPPPRRLGEYRIIHEIGRGGMGVVYKAEQESLGRHVALKLLPQSAKFDERRGIRFQQEAIASGKLHHSNIVPVFGVGRSDDVSYFVMQYIEGTGLDQVIAEVREAVSDDDQGSGRKLKDTVRLDHTKLGTVASGLFEDLSKQTEDGSADSADSADSAEQTGASVHPESAAESFSGSSSFASASSTSGSFSQRHAYYRNVAKIGEQVSDALEYAHSRKILHRDIKPANLLIDFSGHVWVTDFGLAKLTDQDDLTRTGETVGTLRYLPPEQFNGNSDARSDVYSLGLTLYEMLTLQPAFDGKDFAQLLQNVTESLPDPPRKKDSRIPRDLDTIVMKAIAKEPADRYQSAGELRDDLKLFIQGKPIRARQISELDRFLKAVRRRPVISALAGMLLLSLIVGSALVTWKWQQATIALNRAEDEAESKQAINEFLLHDLLSYANPQLEPDPDIKLRTVLDRANESVETRFRDQPLLEAEIRLHIGAIYNQLSELKNAQRHFSAAYQIRSDELGPNHPDTMRVYANLAALQSDIGNPKQSVAMLRETIAYYESRSATADTEFEVMESKLNLATVLASLGQYEDAKTHLDAYIIAARDLPDLDYREGQLALGSLLFDQDLLTQSAEVAESVEAELSAELTNEEGVIEAGGAQVGTFHQLLRTRKLLGEIELAQGRFDSAIAIFEEKIAVSEKLLGPDHSSSLLGVRDLAEALLACKRFEEARDIIEPALRRSESLKGSDSPTTLHIKTTFAMALTELGEVQAAIELLEERYAGAREKLGATHPDTIQIAYQISTAYYRLKDYRTAETLLTETLQHAKSTLGVDHSATLNMLADLGEAHRNLGELELAEKELSESLAGSRLLMRENHPHLLTTMSGLLKVYVSSRQFEKAEPLGLQLVEGYRIEGGQDWEINFALNMLAHIFRMQDKDAEAHPYYVEAYELRTNSGVDLQSKSMAGLLDVLCDVEHETDQHELSVVRLKEYLEWFAGEDDEQLPWFYNRAKSQLGRALLELGQYEEAELVLLDCFDALEGVAEDDLNFSSCQKELRSTAVRIRELYKRIKQREKYELWRDRYRELKRKSNL; encoded by the coding sequence GTGGACCCGTCCGAGCTGGACCAATTTGACTTGATTTCCGACAAATTTGTCGCCGAGATCCGGGCTGGAAAATCGCCAGACATCGAGAGCTATGTTCGGGCTCATCCGAAACTGGCAATCCGCATTCGCCAGCTATTTCCGGTTTTGCAGGCGATGGAGAATCGGAATCCCAATTGCGTCGCCGAATCTGACAGCGCGATCGAGGACGAGATCCGGCAGCTGGAGGCCTCGCCTCCGCCACGAAGACTCGGAGAGTATCGAATCATTCACGAGATCGGCCGCGGCGGAATGGGCGTCGTCTACAAAGCCGAACAGGAATCTCTCGGACGTCATGTGGCGCTCAAATTGTTGCCTCAATCGGCGAAGTTTGATGAACGCCGTGGCATCCGGTTTCAGCAAGAAGCCATTGCCTCGGGCAAGCTTCACCACTCCAACATCGTTCCCGTTTTCGGAGTCGGTCGGTCGGACGACGTTTCGTACTTCGTGATGCAATACATCGAAGGCACGGGGCTCGATCAAGTCATCGCCGAAGTTCGCGAAGCCGTTTCCGACGATGACCAGGGCAGCGGGAGAAAGTTAAAGGACACGGTTCGTCTCGACCACACAAAATTGGGCACCGTTGCTTCTGGTCTGTTCGAGGACTTGTCGAAGCAAACTGAAGATGGTTCGGCCGATTCAGCGGATTCGGCGGATTCGGCTGAGCAGACTGGAGCAAGCGTCCATCCCGAGTCTGCGGCAGAAAGCTTTTCCGGATCAAGTTCTTTCGCGTCGGCGTCGTCGACAAGCGGATCGTTTTCGCAGCGCCACGCGTACTACCGCAACGTTGCAAAGATCGGAGAACAGGTCAGCGACGCGCTCGAGTACGCGCACTCCAGAAAGATTCTTCACCGCGACATCAAGCCGGCCAACCTGTTGATTGATTTCTCAGGCCATGTTTGGGTAACGGACTTTGGCTTGGCCAAGCTAACAGACCAGGACGACCTGACGCGCACCGGCGAAACCGTTGGAACGCTGCGGTATCTTCCTCCGGAACAGTTCAACGGAAATTCGGACGCTCGCAGCGATGTCTACAGCCTGGGACTGACGCTGTACGAGATGTTGACGCTGCAGCCGGCGTTCGATGGAAAAGACTTTGCGCAGCTGCTGCAGAACGTGACGGAAAGCCTTCCTGATCCGCCGCGGAAAAAGGACTCGCGGATCCCGCGTGATCTGGACACCATTGTGATGAAGGCCATCGCCAAAGAGCCAGCGGATCGGTACCAGAGCGCCGGCGAGTTGCGCGATGATCTGAAATTGTTCATTCAGGGAAAACCGATTCGGGCCCGGCAAATTTCCGAGCTGGATCGATTCCTGAAAGCCGTCCGACGTCGCCCCGTTATTTCGGCGCTGGCAGGGATGTTGTTGCTGTCGCTGATCGTTGGCTCGGCGTTGGTGACCTGGAAATGGCAGCAGGCGACGATTGCTCTTAATCGGGCTGAGGATGAAGCCGAATCCAAACAGGCGATCAACGAGTTTTTGCTTCACGACCTGTTGAGCTATGCGAACCCGCAACTCGAACCGGACCCTGATATCAAGCTTCGTACGGTGCTGGATCGAGCCAATGAGTCTGTCGAAACGCGTTTTCGCGACCAACCGTTGCTGGAGGCGGAGATCCGGTTGCACATCGGAGCAATCTATAACCAGTTAAGTGAGTTGAAGAATGCTCAACGTCACTTTTCGGCCGCATATCAAATTCGCAGCGACGAACTTGGTCCGAACCATCCCGACACGATGCGAGTCTACGCCAATCTTGCCGCGTTGCAGAGCGATATTGGAAATCCGAAACAGTCGGTTGCGATGCTCCGGGAAACAATCGCCTACTACGAATCGCGGTCTGCGACAGCCGACACCGAGTTCGAAGTAATGGAATCGAAGCTGAATCTTGCAACCGTTCTTGCATCGCTCGGCCAATATGAGGACGCCAAGACTCATCTGGACGCCTACATCATCGCCGCCAGGGATTTGCCGGATCTGGATTACCGAGAAGGGCAATTGGCGTTGGGTTCGCTTCTGTTTGATCAGGACCTGCTCACGCAATCCGCCGAAGTTGCGGAATCCGTTGAAGCTGAACTTTCCGCTGAACTGACGAACGAAGAAGGAGTCATCGAAGCAGGTGGAGCTCAGGTCGGCACCTTTCACCAGCTGCTCAGGACACGGAAACTTTTGGGAGAAATTGAACTGGCTCAGGGTCGGTTCGATTCCGCCATCGCCATCTTTGAAGAAAAGATTGCTGTCTCGGAAAAGTTGCTGGGCCCGGATCATAGCTCCAGTTTGCTGGGAGTCAGAGATCTTGCCGAGGCGCTGCTTGCCTGCAAGAGGTTTGAAGAAGCGAGAGACATCATTGAGCCGGCGCTTCGCAGAAGCGAGTCGTTGAAAGGCAGCGATAGCCCAACAACGCTGCATATCAAAACTACGTTTGCGATGGCGCTGACCGAGCTGGGCGAAGTACAGGCAGCCATTGAACTGTTGGAAGAAAGGTACGCAGGAGCCAGGGAAAAACTTGGCGCGACGCATCCCGATACGATCCAGATTGCCTATCAGATTTCCACAGCCTACTATCGGCTAAAAGATTATCGCACAGCAGAAACTTTGCTGACTGAAACGTTGCAGCACGCCAAATCAACGCTTGGTGTCGATCATTCAGCGACCTTGAACATGCTGGCGGACCTTGGCGAAGCCCATCGAAATCTCGGTGAACTGGAATTGGCAGAAAAGGAGCTCTCCGAGTCTTTGGCCGGTTCGCGGTTGCTGATGCGAGAGAACCATCCACACCTTTTGACGACGATGAGCGGGCTGTTGAAAGTTTATGTTTCTTCCAGGCAGTTCGAAAAAGCGGAGCCGCTAGGTTTGCAACTGGTGGAAGGGTACAGGATCGAAGGTGGGCAAGATTGGGAAATCAATTTTGCCTTGAACATGCTGGCTCACATCTTTCGGATGCAGGACAAAGACGCGGAAGCCCACCCCTATTACGTCGAAGCATACGAGCTGCGGACCAATTCAGGTGTGGATCTCCAGTCAAAATCGATGGCGGGTTTGCTGGACGTGTTGTGCGACGTCGAACATGAGACGGATCAGCATGAACTTAGCGTCGTGCGATTGAAAGAGTATCTCGAATGGTTCGCTGGCGAAGACGATGAACAGTTGCCCTGGTTTTATAATCGAGCGAAAAGCCAGCTGGGCCGAGCGTTGTTGGAGTTGGGACAGTACGAAGAAGCCGAGCTGGTTTTGCTCGACTGCTTCGATGCCCTCGAAGGCGTTGCCGAGGACGATCTGAACTTTAGCAGCTGTCAAAAGGAACTGCGGTCCACTGCGGTTCGGATCCGGGAACTCTACAAGCGAATAAAACAGCGCGAAAAGTATGAGCTTTGGCGCGATCGGTATCGTGAGCTGAAGCGAAAGAGCAACCTGTAG